One segment of Agromyces albus DNA contains the following:
- a CDS encoding deoxyguanosinetriphosphate triphosphohydrolase family protein encodes MPMDRASRQVPEPRSSAEVTGEHSQFRLDLERIRFSPYFSRLSAVTQVIAQPGAGPLIHNRLTHSIKVTAVARAIAVKLTDAASPTRAFALEHGCDAVVVQAAASAHDLGHPPFGHLGERVLDRLARESLGLADGFEGNAQTYRIVTALDVSEAAPRGLNLTAAVRTAVAKYPWTRYLTGDAVGDGPLPRGLRRTESGLEVLKFSAYGIDAVDLRQARRGHPPTQQSIECSIMDIADDIAYSIHDVDDFYRAGLLSEGAVAREFRGWLRSGAQLRDLDDEALAARSSPPGSALEGLRRKLRRSDPWISDDDAFADAVGVVAEDLVDGLLAISFDGSIASERALSSFTNRWISHLQSSVVPAPQDEARTGLVTLDRPAWHEVEILKFVHRHFILDRSDIVLYQRGLSRVLTRAVKGLTAWVHDEHDRDRVPQRLKELVEIATTGYAQLREERPDGIPLPEAAELQSLGVGRGVIDYVASLSDDQALAVSEAIDGRPDRLWDIGQNL; translated from the coding sequence ATGCCCATGGACCGCGCCTCACGCCAGGTGCCAGAGCCGCGCAGCAGCGCCGAGGTCACGGGCGAGCACTCGCAGTTCCGGCTCGACCTCGAGCGCATCAGGTTCTCCCCGTATTTCTCGCGGCTGTCGGCCGTCACCCAGGTGATCGCGCAACCGGGCGCGGGCCCGCTCATCCACAACCGCCTCACCCATTCGATCAAGGTCACCGCGGTCGCACGGGCGATCGCCGTGAAGCTGACGGATGCCGCGTCGCCGACCCGAGCGTTCGCGCTCGAGCACGGCTGCGACGCCGTGGTGGTGCAGGCCGCGGCGAGCGCCCACGACCTCGGGCATCCGCCGTTCGGCCATCTCGGCGAGCGCGTGCTCGACCGACTCGCGCGCGAGAGCCTCGGGCTCGCCGACGGGTTCGAGGGCAACGCGCAGACCTACCGGATCGTCACGGCGCTCGACGTCAGCGAGGCCGCTCCGCGCGGGCTCAATCTCACCGCAGCGGTGCGCACAGCGGTCGCGAAGTACCCGTGGACTCGATACCTCACTGGCGATGCCGTGGGCGACGGCCCCCTGCCGCGCGGGCTGCGGCGCACGGAGAGCGGCCTCGAGGTGCTGAAGTTCTCGGCCTACGGCATCGACGCCGTCGACCTGCGTCAGGCGCGCCGCGGTCACCCGCCCACGCAGCAGTCGATCGAGTGCTCGATCATGGACATCGCCGACGACATCGCGTACTCGATCCACGACGTCGATGACTTCTACCGCGCCGGCCTGCTCAGCGAGGGCGCCGTCGCACGCGAGTTCCGGGGCTGGCTCAGGTCGGGCGCGCAGCTGCGCGACCTCGACGACGAGGCGCTCGCGGCGCGCAGCTCCCCGCCCGGCAGCGCCCTCGAGGGACTCCGGCGAAAGCTCCGCCGCAGCGATCCGTGGATCAGTGACGACGACGCGTTCGCCGACGCGGTCGGGGTCGTCGCCGAAGACCTCGTCGATGGCCTCCTCGCGATCTCCTTCGACGGCTCGATCGCGTCGGAGCGCGCACTCTCGTCGTTCACGAACCGCTGGATCAGCCACCTGCAGTCCTCGGTCGTGCCGGCGCCGCAGGATGAGGCCCGTACCGGGCTCGTCACCCTCGACCGTCCTGCGTGGCACGAGGTGGAGATCCTGAAGTTCGTGCACCGGCACTTCATCCTCGACCGCTCCGACATCGTCCTGTACCAGCGTGGTCTCAGCCGCGTGCTCACTCGCGCCGTGAAGGGCCTCACCGCGTGGGTGCACGACGAGCACGACCGCGACCGGGTTCCGCAACGTCTGAAGGAGCTCGTCGAGATCGCGACCACGGGCTATGCGCAACTCCGTGAGGAGCGCCCCGACGGCATCCCGCTCCCGGAGGCCGCCGAGTTGCAGTCCCTGGGTGTGGGCCGCGGGGTGATCGACTACGTCGCCTCGCTCTCCGACGACCAGGCGCTCGCGGTCTCAGAGGCCATCGACGGGCGCCCCGACCGGCTCTGGGACATCGGACAGAACCTCTGA
- the secE gene encoding preprotein translocase subunit SecE, protein MARKVIDEPSEDVVANAKRDRAARRNPFSRLALFIRQVIAELKKVVTPTRKELLSFTAVVLVFVVIMMAIVWGLDQLFGWLVLYVFGTSGA, encoded by the coding sequence GTGGCCCGGAAAGTAATCGACGAACCCAGTGAGGACGTCGTTGCCAACGCGAAGCGCGATCGCGCAGCGCGTCGGAACCCCTTTTCCAGGTTGGCCCTGTTCATTCGACAGGTCATCGCCGAACTGAAGAAGGTCGTCACCCCCACCCGCAAGGAGCTCCTCAGCTTCACCGCAGTGGTGCTGGTGTTCGTCGTCATCATGATGGCGATCGTCTGGGGGCTCGACCAGCTGTTCGGATGGCTGGTGCTGTACGTCTTCGGAACGTCGGGAGCCTGA
- the nusG gene encoding transcription termination/antitermination protein NusG: MAKTERDDVDWATAAEQSAEDDEAQEGNTLEHDEESVEAAEHRAVHIVDDEGNDIDLDAVLDAMAESTDPEADAVIDDALEIDSVDEAVAAEAAVIEEDEEAVDPYAEFRAELRFLPGKWYVIHSYAGFERRVKANIEQRRESMAMADYIYQVEVPMEDVVEIKNGQRKMVTRVRIPGYVLVRMDLNEESWSVIRHTPGVTGFVGNAHNPTPLRFEEAFGMLKSLVEIKEVAPVKGAKATGGAGATRAIPAEVDFEIGETITIKDGSFAGLPGTISEIKPESGKLIVLVSLFERETPVELSFDQVTKL, translated from the coding sequence GTGGCAAAGACTGAGCGCGACGACGTCGACTGGGCCACGGCTGCTGAGCAGTCGGCCGAAGACGACGAGGCCCAAGAGGGCAACACGCTCGAGCACGACGAGGAGTCGGTCGAGGCTGCAGAGCACCGCGCCGTCCACATCGTCGATGACGAGGGCAACGACATCGACCTCGACGCCGTGCTCGACGCGATGGCCGAATCGACCGATCCCGAGGCTGACGCCGTCATCGACGACGCCCTCGAGATCGACTCCGTCGACGAGGCCGTGGCGGCCGAGGCGGCCGTGATCGAGGAAGACGAGGAAGCGGTCGACCCGTACGCGGAGTTCCGCGCCGAGCTCCGGTTCCTCCCGGGCAAGTGGTACGTCATCCACTCCTACGCCGGCTTCGAGCGCCGCGTGAAGGCGAACATCGAGCAGCGACGCGAGTCGATGGCCATGGCCGATTACATCTACCAGGTCGAAGTTCCGATGGAAGATGTCGTCGAGATCAAGAACGGCCAGCGCAAGATGGTCACCCGCGTGCGCATTCCCGGCTACGTGCTCGTGCGCATGGACCTCAACGAGGAGAGCTGGTCGGTCATCCGCCACACTCCCGGCGTCACCGGCTTCGTCGGCAACGCGCACAACCCGACCCCCCTCCGCTTCGAAGAGGCCTTCGGCATGCTGAAGAGCCTCGTCGAGATCAAGGAGGTCGCTCCCGTCAAGGGCGCGAAGGCCACCGGCGGCGCCGGTGCGACCCGCGCGATCCCCGCCGAGGTCGACTTCGAGATCGGCGAGACCATCACGATCAAGGACGGCTCGTTCGCGGGCCTGCCCGGCACGATCAGCGAGATCAAGCCCGAGAGCGGCAAGCTCATCGTGCTCGTCTCGCTCTTCGAGCGCGAGACCCCGGTCGAGCTGAGCTTCGACCAGGTCACGAAGCTCTAA
- the rplK gene encoding 50S ribosomal protein L11: MAPKKKATGLIKLQIKAGAANPAPPIGPALGQHGVNIMEFCKAYNAATEAQRGNVIPVEITVYDDRSFTFILKTPPAAELIKKAAGVAKGSGVPHTNKVGQLTQAQVREIAEAKMVDLNANDLDAASKIIAGTARSMGITVE; encoded by the coding sequence ATGGCACCGAAGAAGAAGGCAACCGGTCTGATCAAGCTTCAGATCAAGGCCGGCGCCGCGAACCCGGCCCCGCCCATCGGCCCGGCCCTGGGTCAGCACGGCGTGAACATCATGGAGTTCTGCAAGGCCTACAACGCGGCGACCGAAGCCCAGCGCGGCAACGTCATCCCCGTTGAGATCACCGTCTACGACGACCGCTCGTTCACGTTCATCCTGAAGACCCCGCCCGCTGCGGAGCTCATCAAGAAGGCCGCCGGCGTCGCCAAGGGCTCGGGTGTCCCGCACACCAACAAGGTGGGCCAGCTCACGCAGGCCCAGGTGCGCGAGATCGCCGAGGCGAAGATGGTCGACCTCAACGCGAACGACCTCGACGCAGCGTCGAAGATCATCGCGGGCACCGCTCGTTCGATGGGCATCACGGTCGAATAG
- the rplA gene encoding 50S ribosomal protein L1: MAQKSKAYRAAAEKLEAGKFYAPNEAVTLVKQTGSARFDSTVEVALKLGVDPRKADQMVRGTVILPHGTGKTARVIVFATGPAAEAAIAAGADEVGGAELIEKVAGGYTSFDSAVSTPELMGQVGRLGKVLGPRGLMPNPKTGTVTPDVAKAVSDIKGGKIEFRVDKHSNVHFVVGKASFTEEQLNDNLNTALEEVVRLKPSSSKGRYIQKGAVSTTFGPGIPLDVNAI, encoded by the coding sequence ATGGCACAGAAGTCCAAGGCCTACCGGGCCGCGGCCGAGAAGCTCGAGGCGGGCAAGTTCTACGCCCCGAACGAGGCCGTCACGCTCGTGAAGCAGACCGGCTCGGCGAGGTTCGACTCGACCGTCGAGGTCGCGCTGAAGCTCGGCGTCGACCCCCGCAAGGCAGACCAGATGGTGCGCGGCACCGTCATCCTCCCGCACGGCACCGGCAAGACCGCCCGCGTCATCGTGTTCGCGACCGGCCCCGCGGCCGAGGCTGCGATCGCGGCGGGCGCCGACGAGGTCGGCGGCGCCGAGCTCATCGAGAAGGTCGCCGGCGGCTACACCTCGTTCGACTCGGCGGTCTCGACCCCCGAGCTCATGGGCCAGGTCGGCCGACTCGGCAAGGTGCTCGGCCCCCGTGGCCTCATGCCCAACCCGAAGACCGGCACCGTGACGCCCGACGTCGCGAAGGCCGTCTCCGACATCAAGGGCGGAAAGATCGAGTTCCGCGTCGACAAGCACTCCAACGTGCACTTCGTCGTGGGCAAGGCCTCGTTCACCGAGGAGCAGCTCAACGACAACCTGAACACCGCCCTCGAAGAGGTCGTGCGTCTCAAGCCGTCGAGTTCCAAGGGCCGCTACATCCAGAAGGGCGCCGTGTCGACCACGTTCGGCCCGGGCATCCCGCTCGACGTCAACGCCATCTAG
- a CDS encoding acylphosphatase → MIRRSIVVHGNVQGVGFRYSARREAERLGVAGWVRNRPDGSVEAEIEGDEASVTELIDWFTAGPPGAIVSGTDVAEREPLGEHAFRIIGWPVAG, encoded by the coding sequence ATGATCCGCCGCAGCATCGTCGTGCACGGCAACGTGCAGGGCGTGGGATTCCGCTACTCGGCACGGCGCGAAGCCGAGCGACTCGGTGTGGCGGGGTGGGTCCGCAACCGGCCCGATGGCTCGGTCGAGGCCGAGATCGAGGGCGACGAGGCATCCGTCACCGAGTTGATCGACTGGTTCACGGCCGGCCCGCCCGGCGCGATCGTCAGCGGCACGGATGTCGCCGAGCGCGAGCCGCTCGGCGAGCACGCGTTCCGCATCATCGGCTGGCCCGTCGCGGGCTGA
- a CDS encoding iron chaperone, with translation MLSSVTRSRGGFEASMLPDAASGRRAYDDAMGAMQDYIAGLDSADRELVERIRARALELVPDATEGMSYGMPALRYRDSPLLSVMSAKGHIGLYPFSPAVVSAVEGELEGYSWSKGTIRFTAEHPLPETLVDRIVALRRDEIDAAKPR, from the coding sequence ATGCTCTCGAGCGTAACGCGATCGCGGGGCGGCTTCGAGGCCTCGATGCTGCCGGATGCCGCGAGCGGGCGCCGAGCGTACGATGACGCCATGGGGGCGATGCAGGACTACATCGCGGGGCTCGACAGCGCTGATCGCGAGCTCGTCGAGCGGATCAGGGCACGTGCGCTCGAGCTCGTACCCGACGCGACCGAGGGGATGAGCTACGGCATGCCGGCGCTGCGCTATCGCGACTCGCCGCTGCTGAGCGTGATGTCGGCGAAGGGCCACATCGGGCTCTATCCGTTCAGCCCAGCGGTCGTGTCGGCCGTCGAGGGTGAGCTCGAGGGGTACTCGTGGTCGAAGGGCACGATCCGATTCACGGCGGAGCATCCGCTGCCCGAAACCCTCGTCGATCGCATCGTCGCGTTGCGGCGTGACGAGATCGACGCCGCGAAGCCGCGCTGA
- a CDS encoding TetR/AcrR family transcriptional regulator gives MKETPEARVRILDAAERLFAERGFDATPTSSIAKQAAVPKGLLFYYFPTKSDLLCTLVGERLDLGPIDATVLIEPGDPVRALLNLERKLSEIQADSPVMRVIIWREQRTHPEVRAKLREHRVQVQAVVERVLRGSVLRPIAAGTLRTAAVAWVAILTLRPPADPAGIATDDAAPDLRALAELICAGMGASGLA, from the coding sequence GTGAAGGAGACTCCTGAGGCGCGCGTGCGCATTCTCGACGCGGCTGAGCGGCTCTTCGCCGAACGCGGCTTCGATGCCACACCGACGTCGAGCATCGCGAAGCAGGCGGCGGTGCCCAAAGGACTGCTGTTCTACTACTTCCCGACGAAATCCGATCTGCTCTGCACCCTCGTGGGCGAGCGCCTCGACCTCGGACCAATCGACGCTACGGTGCTCATCGAGCCGGGCGATCCGGTGCGCGCCCTCCTGAATCTCGAGCGGAAGCTCTCCGAGATCCAGGCGGACTCGCCCGTGATGCGGGTCATCATCTGGCGCGAGCAACGCACCCACCCCGAGGTGAGGGCGAAGCTCCGCGAACACCGCGTGCAGGTGCAGGCCGTCGTCGAGCGCGTGCTGCGCGGGAGCGTGCTGAGGCCCATCGCGGCGGGCACACTCCGCACCGCCGCCGTGGCGTGGGTGGCCATCCTGACCCTGCGTCCGCCGGCCGATCCTGCGGGCATCGCCACCGACGACGCGGCACCCGATCTCCGGGCGCTCGCCGAGTTGATCTGCGCCGGGATGGGCGCCTCCGGGCTGGCCTGA
- a CDS encoding SPW repeat domain-containing protein gives MKKWTRWEDWVAVVVGLAVALSALFVTPMGASVAMMVTLGILLVISGIVNLAMPGLVAMEYVQGVLGVLLIISPWIGGYADTTAGAAWMSWIGGAVVVIVAALAIRPSMRAHHDAITH, from the coding sequence GTGAAGAAGTGGACCCGATGGGAAGACTGGGTGGCCGTCGTCGTCGGTCTTGCCGTGGCTCTGTCGGCGTTGTTCGTCACGCCGATGGGAGCATCCGTCGCGATGATGGTGACGCTCGGTATCCTGCTCGTCATCTCGGGCATCGTGAACCTCGCCATGCCGGGGCTCGTCGCGATGGAGTACGTGCAGGGCGTCCTCGGTGTGCTGCTCATCATCTCGCCGTGGATCGGCGGATACGCGGACACGACCGCGGGAGCTGCCTGGATGTCGTGGATCGGCGGTGCGGTCGTCGTCATCGTCGCCGCACTCGCAATCCGGCCCAGCATGCGCGCCCACCACGACGCCATCACGCATTGA
- a CDS encoding NAD-dependent succinate-semialdehyde dehydrogenase yields MSNYAVVNPATGETVTTYPTITDAELDAAIGSADETYRTWSRTTTVEERAALVRRVGELHVERRQELAEIIVREMGKPIEQALGEADFAGDIYKYYADHAADFLKDETVDLLAGDGSAIIRRSSLGVLLGIMPWNFPYYQVARFAGPNLIIGNTILLKHAEQCPESAAAIEQIMRDAGFPAGAYVNIYASHDQIETVIADPRVQGVSLTGSERAGAAVATIAGRHLKKVVLELGGSDPFILLSTDDLDETVQNAVDARLDNNGQSCNAAKRFIVADELYEPFLEKFTAKLAEVETGDPTSAETTLGPLSSLKAAEGLDEQVKRAIEHGATLVHGGTREGAFFQTTVLTEVTPDNPASKEEFFGPVAQVYRAKDEADAVRIANDIPFGLGSYVYTTDQEQALRVADGIEAGMVFVNVVLADGAELPFGGVKRSGTGREMGRLGADEFVNKKLIRIG; encoded by the coding sequence ATGAGCAATTACGCCGTGGTCAATCCGGCAACCGGAGAGACGGTCACGACCTATCCGACGATCACCGATGCCGAGCTCGACGCAGCCATCGGCTCGGCCGACGAGACGTACCGCACATGGTCGCGCACGACCACCGTCGAGGAGCGCGCCGCGCTCGTGCGCCGCGTCGGCGAACTGCACGTGGAGCGCCGGCAGGAGCTCGCCGAGATCATCGTTCGCGAGATGGGCAAGCCCATCGAGCAGGCCCTCGGCGAGGCCGACTTCGCCGGCGACATCTACAAGTACTATGCCGACCACGCAGCCGACTTCCTGAAGGACGAGACGGTCGACCTGCTCGCCGGGGATGGCTCGGCGATCATCCGGCGCAGCTCGCTGGGCGTGCTCCTCGGCATCATGCCGTGGAACTTCCCGTATTACCAGGTCGCCCGGTTCGCCGGACCGAACCTCATCATCGGCAACACGATCCTGCTCAAGCACGCCGAGCAGTGCCCCGAGTCGGCCGCGGCGATCGAACAGATCATGCGTGACGCGGGCTTCCCGGCGGGCGCCTACGTCAACATCTACGCGTCGCACGACCAGATCGAGACCGTCATCGCCGACCCGCGCGTGCAGGGCGTCTCCCTCACCGGCTCCGAGCGCGCGGGCGCCGCGGTCGCCACGATCGCCGGCCGTCACCTGAAGAAGGTCGTGCTCGAGCTCGGCGGCTCCGACCCGTTCATCCTGCTGTCCACCGACGACCTCGACGAGACCGTGCAGAACGCCGTCGATGCCCGCCTCGACAACAACGGCCAGTCCTGCAACGCGGCCAAGCGCTTCATCGTCGCCGACGAGCTCTACGAGCCGTTCCTCGAGAAATTCACGGCGAAGCTCGCCGAGGTCGAGACGGGCGACCCGACCTCGGCCGAGACGACGCTCGGGCCGCTGTCGTCGCTGAAGGCGGCTGAAGGACTCGACGAGCAGGTCAAGCGCGCGATCGAGCACGGTGCCACGCTCGTGCACGGCGGCACCCGTGAGGGCGCGTTCTTCCAGACGACGGTGCTGACGGAGGTCACGCCCGACAACCCTGCTTCGAAAGAGGAGTTCTTCGGGCCGGTCGCCCAGGTGTACCGCGCGAAGGACGAGGCCGACGCCGTGCGCATCGCGAACGACATCCCGTTCGGCCTCGGCTCCTACGTCTACACGACCGACCAGGAGCAGGCGCTGCGAGTCGCCGACGGGATCGAGGCCGGAATGGTGTTCGTGAACGTCGTGCTCGCCGATGGCGCCGAGCTGCCCTTCGGCGGCGTCAAGCGCTCGGGCACCGGCCGCGAGATGGGCCGCCTGGGCGCCGACGAGTTCGTCAACAAGAAACTCATCCGCATCGGCTGA
- a CDS encoding CaiB/BaiF CoA transferase family protein: MGRGILSGIRVADFSRVLAGPYATMMLADFGADVVKIESPSGDDTRHWRPPVDARGRSTYFGSVNRNKRSVVLDLADAAGLAEARRLAASADVIVENFRPGVMKRFGLAYPDVREANPGVVYCSITGFGTGEGADLAGYDLLVQAVGGLMSITGDPDGEPAKVGVALVDVIAGQNALTGILLALRERDRTGLGQLVEVNLLQSLLSALTNQAAGTLATGVAPTRLGNQHPSIAPYALYRAADRDLVIAVGNDKQFAALAGALGGGTLATDERFASNAARVEHRDELRARIETRLAAASAAHWVATLTGVGVPAGLVNDVAEALAFAEALGLESVAEIADADGGTSRTVANPIVLTASPAEYRTPPPGLGEHAGADWLPPS, from the coding sequence ATGGGTCGAGGCATCCTGAGCGGCATCCGCGTCGCCGACTTCTCGCGCGTGCTCGCGGGGCCCTACGCCACCATGATGCTCGCGGACTTCGGCGCCGACGTCGTGAAGATCGAGTCGCCGTCGGGCGACGACACCCGGCACTGGCGGCCGCCCGTCGACGCGCGCGGCCGGTCCACGTACTTCGGCAGCGTGAACCGCAACAAGCGGTCGGTCGTGCTCGACCTCGCGGATGCCGCAGGGCTCGCCGAGGCGCGCCGGCTCGCGGCATCCGCCGACGTGATCGTCGAGAACTTCCGCCCCGGCGTCATGAAGCGCTTCGGGCTCGCCTACCCCGACGTGCGCGAGGCGAACCCCGGCGTCGTGTACTGCTCGATCACCGGATTCGGCACGGGGGAGGGCGCGGACCTCGCCGGCTACGACCTGCTCGTGCAGGCCGTCGGGGGACTCATGAGCATCACGGGCGACCCCGACGGAGAACCCGCGAAAGTCGGCGTCGCGCTCGTCGACGTGATCGCGGGGCAGAATGCGCTCACCGGCATCCTGCTGGCGCTCCGCGAACGCGACCGCACCGGACTCGGCCAGCTCGTCGAGGTGAACCTGCTGCAGAGCCTGCTCTCGGCGCTCACGAACCAGGCGGCGGGCACGCTCGCAACGGGCGTCGCCCCCACGCGGCTCGGCAACCAGCACCCGAGCATCGCGCCGTACGCGCTCTACCGTGCGGCCGACCGCGATCTTGTGATCGCGGTGGGCAACGACAAGCAGTTCGCGGCGCTCGCGGGCGCGCTCGGCGGGGGCACGCTGGCAACTGACGAGCGCTTCGCGAGCAACGCGGCTCGCGTCGAGCATCGCGACGAGCTGCGTGCGCGCATCGAGACGCGGCTCGCCGCGGCATCCGCTGCACACTGGGTGGCCACCCTCACCGGGGTGGGCGTGCCGGCCGGCCTCGTGAACGACGTGGCCGAGGCGCTCGCCTTCGCCGAAGCGCTCGGACTCGAATCCGTCGCCGAGATCGCCGATGCCGACGGCGGCACGAGTCGCACCGTCGCGAATCCGATCGTGCTCACCGCCTCGCCCGCCGAATACCGCACGCCGCCGCCCGGGCTCGGCGAGCACGCCGGCGCCGACTGGCTTCCGCCCAGCTGA
- a CDS encoding acyl-CoA dehydrogenase family protein — translation MTMIAPRIDAVFDLDDLIGDEEREWQLRARRFAQERILPVIEGDFEAGHFRREFVRELGELGLLGMHLTGYGCAGAGAVSYGLVCLELEAADSGWRTFVSVQGSLAMSAIHKYGSEEQKQRWLPGMAAGELVGCFALTEPHGGSDPAGMTTVARRDGDGWVIDGAKRWIGLASEADVAVVWAKVDETGTVGGRGTPGTPDGTGTAGGTVRGFLVPTSTPGFTATPIDGKLSMRASVQCDVALDGVRVGDEALLPGASGLSGPFSCLNEARYGIVWGAMGAARSCLEAALSRATSREVFGKPIGANQLIQAKLADMFVEVEKGILLALHLGRLKERGALTPAQISVGKLNSVREALTIAHEARSILAGDGITSAWPVMRHAANLESVRTYEGTDEIHQLILGRELTGLSAF, via the coding sequence ATGACCATGATCGCCCCGCGGATCGACGCCGTGTTCGACCTCGACGACCTCATCGGCGACGAGGAGCGCGAGTGGCAGTTGCGCGCGCGGCGATTCGCGCAGGAGCGCATCCTGCCCGTCATCGAGGGCGACTTCGAGGCCGGGCACTTCCGGCGAGAGTTCGTGCGCGAGCTCGGCGAGCTGGGACTGCTCGGCATGCACCTGACGGGCTACGGATGCGCCGGCGCGGGCGCCGTGTCGTACGGCCTCGTGTGCCTCGAGCTCGAGGCCGCCGACAGCGGCTGGCGCACGTTCGTATCGGTGCAGGGATCGCTCGCGATGAGCGCCATCCACAAGTACGGCTCGGAGGAGCAGAAGCAGCGGTGGCTGCCCGGCATGGCCGCCGGTGAGCTCGTCGGATGCTTCGCCCTCACCGAACCGCACGGCGGCAGCGACCCCGCCGGCATGACGACCGTCGCGCGCCGCGACGGCGACGGCTGGGTCATCGACGGCGCGAAGCGATGGATCGGACTCGCGAGCGAAGCGGATGTCGCCGTGGTGTGGGCGAAGGTCGACGAGACCGGCACCGTCGGCGGCCGCGGCACCCCCGGCACGCCCGACGGCACCGGCACTGCCGGCGGCACCGTGCGCGGCTTCCTCGTGCCGACGTCGACCCCGGGATTCACGGCGACGCCGATCGACGGCAAGCTCTCGATGCGCGCCTCGGTGCAGTGCGACGTCGCCCTCGACGGCGTGCGCGTCGGCGACGAGGCGCTGCTGCCCGGGGCATCCGGACTCTCAGGGCCGTTCAGCTGCCTGAACGAGGCCCGCTACGGCATCGTGTGGGGCGCGATGGGCGCCGCCCGCTCGTGCCTCGAGGCGGCGCTGTCGCGGGCCACGAGCCGCGAGGTCTTCGGCAAGCCGATCGGCGCGAACCAGCTCATCCAGGCGAAGCTCGCCGACATGTTCGTCGAGGTCGAGAAGGGCATCCTCCTTGCGCTGCACCTCGGCAGGCTGAAGGAGCGCGGCGCGCTCACGCCCGCGCAGATCAGCGTCGGCAAGCTCAACAGCGTGCGTGAGGCCCTGACGATCGCGCACGAGGCACGGAGCATCCTCGCCGGCGACGGCATCACGAGCGCGTGGCCGGTCATGCGGCACGCGGCGAACCTCGAATCGGTGCGCACGTACGAGGGCACCGACGAGATCCACCAACTGATCCTCGGCCGGGAGCTCACCGGCCTCAGCGCGTTCTGA
- a CDS encoding amino acid ABC transporter substrate-binding protein, which yields MPRARTLLGLAAASAAVIALAACSSAAPESTESAAGNEYGLVNEGTLTVATEGTYRPFSFHEDGSGDLVGYDVEVAEAVAEKLDLEVEFQETQWDAIFAGLDAGRFDVIANQVSINPEREENYLFSEPYTVSPGVIVVKEGDTSISSFADLAGKTTAQSLTSNWYTLAEENGANVEAVEGWAQAVTLLEQGRVDATINDKLTYLDDVQTNGDRGLAIAAETDDPSLSAFAFTKDKADLVAAIDAALEELRAEGVLAELGEKYFGADVSE from the coding sequence ATGCCTCGCGCCCGCACACTGCTCGGCCTCGCCGCCGCATCCGCCGCCGTCATCGCGCTCGCCGCCTGCTCGAGCGCCGCGCCCGAGTCGACCGAATCGGCCGCCGGAAACGAGTACGGCCTCGTGAACGAGGGCACGCTCACGGTCGCGACCGAGGGCACGTATCGTCCGTTCAGCTTCCACGAAGACGGCAGCGGAGACCTCGTCGGCTACGACGTCGAGGTCGCCGAGGCGGTCGCCGAGAAACTCGATCTCGAGGTCGAGTTCCAGGAGACCCAGTGGGATGCGATCTTCGCGGGGCTCGACGCCGGCCGCTTCGACGTGATCGCGAACCAGGTGTCGATCAACCCCGAGCGCGAGGAGAACTACCTCTTCAGCGAGCCCTACACGGTGTCGCCCGGCGTCATCGTCGTGAAGGAGGGCGACACGTCGATCTCGAGCTTCGCCGACCTCGCCGGAAAGACCACCGCGCAGTCGCTCACGAGCAACTGGTACACCCTCGCCGAGGAGAACGGCGCGAACGTCGAGGCCGTCGAGGGCTGGGCGCAGGCCGTGACGCTGCTCGAGCAGGGTCGCGTCGACGCGACGATCAACGACAAGCTCACCTACCTCGACGACGTGCAGACGAACGGCGACCGCGGACTCGCGATCGCCGCCGAGACGGATGACCCGTCGCTCAGTGCCTTCGCATTCACCAAGGACAAGGCCGACCTCGTCGCCGCGATCGACGCCGCCCTCGAAGAACTGCGCGCCGAGGGCGTGCTCGCCGAGCTCGGCGAGAAGTACTTCGGCGCCGACGTCTCGGAGTAG